In one Culex quinquefasciatus strain JHB chromosome 2, VPISU_Cqui_1.0_pri_paternal, whole genome shotgun sequence genomic region, the following are encoded:
- the LOC6054519 gene encoding microtubule-associated protein futsch isoform X2, giving the protein MTTGTAGQLPGHEQYEKVRKALQGANRSQIDKALEQLVKTCQTATRPDAAAEKVKIDDDQLSFWLNDVLRLLFDWENALTRDLALKASEAISAHLSQTTYLESAAWPALRQQISTTYSNLLEQARGRNDPEWHRKWEVMVRILDKEICQGAAIINAYLAIVESGFRSAELQVREQSFDCWKVLTFIFAKYSQINSPKRVKLICIPLKSSKSKTEMIARRKFEIWWFMVNQLGEELEKFADAVFEPFIYFCFGPSFKTPLCYYFDDSYQEYGTPGKFFDSIKQLSAIALIHMLGPADKVTESLLQQSNGCAASFNLLIPLKPIPARLVSEKLKLLFNSCLECTVLLAQMKDKPYLELNRNLWRNLLARVECEESVTKPEMLAWMQENLSALVKLSILRRDDAMREITFDTVRMVAETNLMAVTIGQDSPEQLTNNYKLMMPLLLNAELLFPPETSRTILSHWFDLRRYTSTPRGYWDLLQKTVQYLADLDAKLFGDARYRWIVTQIYRTMAPLLREQINKCPRGGDQFEQNFLPVALGFLLFPLEYDRFVQVGELREEWQAVYGAVVAAGQKGSTRFACAFSEMIKAMIVAKYGANLGVILEYFRVVLESVPGDFDMAHPPIKTLEVFKDLMRKGVVLQESLIEVAKSIAEFRRLLERMSNRGLLAVIMPIRNVVSEMISVERETIAEEVRSTFKLLADRFVTAKFVTDVRSQPKEVKWNCKMLVGLFLELPVAMQKQWKVGELRKLVDVCEGKETPGKPAKNSKKEEFVVINKVWNFTPDKLTEHQRDRMREKRDDIPALYNDMSQSQDSFVIKPWTPNKMAQSNAKNDTDASSAAMNGEAQQEASVPKEEGSTGVTTTTTTEKIDKENNNGNVPNGRDGDEKEGEGSGTTGKKATTTGDKRSRVARELDRLKIDAIEGQNLQAGRLARTRRSESLEPSGPPTRRKAVEPKKRELTQSASRRSTRKSLGPIKQESAPELTASSTQETSPKKERPKSPAEPRTSPRKSLNFDNVVDREPAAATEAPSTSSPVKAKASNESIDEVIESSQASPGAAAPPTRKFTPRKPKEEQDVVMARETPPPATEEALQSPSKNLRSSAQKLAEMDTEPNTEIPETQTQMEVVEETPKVSSKSPKKEVSPARATRSPRKEPVVEEEVKKSASPARAAKSPKKRSLSPAAPEPMEVVPESPEKPKEEAALVSPNLSPIRDNLDEQMEPLAKALNRSLVSSPDGAGQDEREADLLNSTLNISPIPEEKHQPSTPSASSGGAAVSQPTSGSGEKRASSRIMDREKAVMPSPTVTRRTRNSPPVIPAAVANLKARAATTPQMTPRSPSANRIELRGRGAQLINLIRNQQHEGSPKPSTPVPNTSTPKQGPSTPSDRSLMLRKLATSGASATATTVAQSPEQPKPLLEKEKEKDYLVFTKVLPSPQASPAASILKRKYNHDDSGDDESPANKRKRVSFHDPPVSITKEYIRQEEELGRSPSIIRCLQMSSGSGGMSPSDKAKFLLRRKSKADSMVELAKFTKVEEAPAAEVAAKDDEEEIGSSPESLDGDFVINTTDQMEALHVTTDVPDDVDVEMKEADEPVPEPTPPTPAELPKRTSPRKISPKSEPAASPKKPTSPVPPPQPDTSLHFPSEDEVLTHVISTYSLDAILERYLSAGKTLQHPKTARLLTRELSTLMAKDAKTKHTVLDELSERHSAEFLDHAVQENSSAMVCARLSLTTMAEFVFEALRKEEQDQQEEERTRVLQTVFDQLTRIDQASGGGVEFAAMRDRFVRRVVHGKSKLEIVALLEEYFVVGSSRTEQAGSSGGST; this is encoded by the exons ATGACGACGGGGACGGCCGGCCAGCTTCCGGGCCACGAGCAGTACGAAAAGGTGCGGAAGGCGTTGCAGGGCGCAAATCGGTCCCAGATTGACAAGGCACTGGAGCAGTTGGTCAAAACGTGCCAGACGGCGACCAGGCCGGATGCTGCGGCGGAAAAGGTAAAAATTGACGATGACCAGCTGAGTTTCTGGTTGAATGACGTTCTGCGGCTGCTGTTTGACTGGGAGAACGCGCTGACGCGGGATTTGGCGCTGAAGGCGTCGGAAGCGATCAGTGCACACTTGTCCCAGACGACATATCTGGAGAGTGCGGCGTGGCCAGCGCTGAGGCAACAGATTAGCACAACGTACTCGAACCTGCTCGAGCAGGCGCGGGGTCGGAACGATCCCGAATGGCACCGGAAGTGGGAGGTTATGGTGCGGATCTTGGACAAAGAGATTTGCCAGGGGGCGGCCATCATCAACGCGTACTTGGCCATCGTCGAGAGTGGGTTCAGGTCGGCGGAACTGCAGGTCCGGGAGCAGTCGTTTGATTGCTGGAAGGTGCTGACGTTCATCTTTGCCAAGTACAGCCAGATCAACAGCCCGAAGCGGGTCAAACTGATCTGCATTCCGCTGAAGAGTTCCAAGTCAAAAACGGAGATGATCGCCCGGCGGAAGTTTGAGATCTGGTGGTTTATGGTGAACCAACTGGGCGAGGAGTTGGAAAAGTTCGCCGATGCCGTGTTCGAGCCGTTCATCTACTTTTGCTTTGGACCGTCATTCAAGACGCCGCTGTGTTACTACTTTGACGACAGCTACCAGGAGTACGGCACGCCGGGAAAGTT CTTCGACTCGATCAAGCAACTCTCGGCGATCGCCCTCATCCACATGCTCGGGCCCGCCGACAAGGTCACCGAATCGCTGTTACAACAAAGCAACGGCTGCGCGGCCAGCTTCAACCTGTTGATCCCGCTGAAGCCCATCCCGGCCCGGCTCGTGTCGGAGAAGCTGAAGCTGCTGTTCAACTCGTGCCTCGAGTGTACCGTCCTGCTCGCCCAGATGAAGGACAAACCGTACCTGGAGCTGAACCGGAACCTGTGGCGCAATCTGCTCGCGCGGGTCGAGTGCGAGGAGAGCGTCACGAAGCCGGAGATGCTCGCCTGGATGCAGGAGAATCTGAGCGCGCTGGTCAAGCTG aGTATCCTCCGTCGAGACGACGCCATGCGAGAGATCACCTTCGACACGGTTCGCATGGTTGCGGAAACGAACCTGATGGCCGTCACGATCGGCCAGGACTCGCCGGAACAGCTCACGAACAACTACAAGCTGATGATGCCGCTACTGCTCAACGCCGAATTGCTCTTTCCACCAGA gacTTCCCGCACAATCTTGTCCCACTGGTTCGACCTGCGACGGTACACGAGCACACCCCGCGGCTACTGGGACCTGCTGCAGAAAACCGTCCAGTACCTGGCCGATCTGGACGCGAAACTCTTCGGCGATGCCCGCTATCGGTGGATTGTGACGCAGATCTACCGCACGATGGCGCCGCTGCTGCGCGAACAGATCAACAAATGTCCCCGCGGGGGCGACCAGTTTGAGCAGAACTTTTTGCCGGTCGCACTGGGCTTTCTGCTTTTCCCGCTGGAGTACGATCGCTTCGTGCAGGTTGGCGAACTGCGCGAGGAGTGGCAGGCCGTTTATGGGGCGGTTGTGGCGGCGGGGCAGAAGGGCAGTACACGGTTTGCGTGCGCGTTCAGCGAGATGATCAAGGCGATGATCGTGGCCAAGTACGGGGCGAATTTGGGGGTGATTTTGGAGTACTTTCGGGTGGTGCTGGAGTCGGTGCCGGGGGACTTTGACATGGCGCATCCGCCGATCAAGACGCTGGAGGTGTTTAAGGATCTGATGCGGAAGGGGGTGGTCCTGCAGGAGAGCTTGATCGAGGTGGCAAAGAGCATTGCGGAGTTTCGGAGGCTGCTGGAGAGGATGTCGAACAGGGGGTTGCTGGCGGTGATCATGCCGATTCGGAACGTGGTCAGTGAGATGATTAGCGTGGAGCGGGAAACGATCGCGGAGGAGGTTCGGAGTACGTTCAAGCTGCTCGCGGATCGGTTCGTGACGGCGAAGTTTGTCACGGATGTGCGGAGTCAACCGAAGGAGGTCAAGTGGAACTGCAAGATGTTGGTGGGGCTGTTTTTGGAACTTCCCGTGGCCATGCAGAAGCAGTGGAAGGTGGGTGAACTGCGGAAGTTGGTTGACGTTTGCGAGGGGAAGGAAACGCCGGGCAAGCCGGCGAAGAACAGCAAGAAGGAAGAGTTTGTGGTGATTAACAAGGTGTGGAACTTTACGCCGGACAAGTTGACGGAACATCAGCGCGATCGAATGCGCGAAAAGCGGGACGACATCCCGGCGCTGTACAACGACATGAGCCAATCGCAGGACAGCTTCGTGATCAAGCCGTGGACGCCGAACAAGATGGCGCAATCGAACGCTAAGAACGATACCGATGCCAGCTCGGCGGCCATGAACGGGGAGGCGCAGCAGGAGGCGTCGGTGCCGAAGGAGGAGGGATCGACGggggtgacgacgacgacgacgacggagaaGATCGACAAGGAGAACAACAATGGGAACGTCCCGAATGGCAGGGATGGTGACGAGAAGGAGGGTGAGGGTAGCGGGACCACCGGGAAGAAGGCTACGACGACCGGTGATAAACGATCTAGGGTGGCGCGTGAGTTGGATCGTCTCAAGATTGACGCGATCGAGGGGCAGAATCTGCAAGCTGGAAGGTTAGCTCGCACGAGGAGGTCGGAAAGTTTAGAACCGTCCGGTCCACCAACGCGGAGAAAGGCGGTAGAACCGAAGAAGCGCGAGCTGACGCAGTCCGCGAGCCGTCGCAGCACTCGAAAATCTCTCGGTCCGATCAAGCAGGAATCGGCACCGGAGTTGACCGCGTCGTCAACACAGGAAACGTCCCCGAAAAAGGAGCGTCCGAAGAGTCCCGCCGAACCGCGAACCTCCCCGCGTAAATCGCTCAACTTTGACAACGTCGTCGACCGGGAACCTGCGGCAGCGACGGAAGCCCCCAGCACGAGTTCGCCGGTTAAGGCGAAAGCCAGCAACGAATCGATTGACGAGGTTATTGAGTCGTCGCAGGCGAGTCCTGGCGCGGCTGCGCCGCCAACCCGGAAGTTTACCCCGCGCAAACCCAAGGAAGAGCAAGACGTGGTGATGGCCAGGGAAACGCCGCCTCCGGCGACGGAGGAGGCTCTTCAATCGCCGAGCAAAAATCTGAGGAGTTCGGCGCAGAAGCTTGCCGAGATGGACACCGAGCCGAACACGGAGATTCCGGAGACGCAGACGCAGATGGAGGTCGTGGAGGAGACGCCGAAGGTGTCGTCCAAGAGTCCTAAGAAGGAAGTTTCGCCGGCGCGCGCAACGCGCAGTCCCCGAAAGGAACCGGTTGTCGAGGAGGAGGTCAAGAAGTCGGCTTCGCCTGCTCGCGCAGCGAAGAGTCCCAAGAAGCGATCGCTGAGTCCGGCGGCACCGGAACCGATGGAGGTCGTGCCGGAATCGCCGGAGAAGCCCAAGGAGGAAGCGGCGCTGGTTTCGCCGAACCTGTCGCCGATCCGGGACAACCTGGACGAACAGATGGAACCGCTGGCGAAGGCGTTGAACCGGAGTTTGGTGTCGTCGCCGGACGGCGCGGGGCAAGACGAGCGCGAGGCGGATCTGCTGAACAGCACGTTGAACATTTCGCCGATCCCGGAGGAGAAGCATCAACCGTCGACGCCGTCGGCGAGCTCCGGAGGAGCTGCAGTGAGTCAACCAACGTCAGGTAGTGGTGAAAAGCGCGCCTCTAGCCGGATCATGGACCGGGAAAAGGCCGTGATGCCATCGCCGACGGTCACGCGACGCACGCGCAACTCCCCGCCGGTCATCCCGGCTGCGGTCGCAAACCTCAAGGCCCGTGCGGCCACCACTCCCCAGATGACGCCGCGAAGTCCCAGCGCGAACCGGATCGAACTCCGCGGTCGTGGCGCCCAGCTCATCAACCTGATCCGCAACCAGCAGCACGAAGGTTCGCCGAAACCTTCAACCCCGGTGCCGAACACGTCCACGCCCAAGCAGGGACCGTCGACGCCCAGCGATCGCAGCCTGATGCTGCGCAAGTTGGCCACGAGTGGCGCCTCGGCCACCGCAACAACGGTCGCCCAATCGCCGGAACAACCCAAACCGCTGCTAGAGAAGGAAAAGGAGAAGGATTACCTGGTGTTTACGAAGGTTCTGCCCTCGCCGCAAGCATCGCCTGCGGCGAGTATCTTGAAGCGGAAGTACAACCACGACGACAGCGGCGACGACGAATCGCCGGCCAACAAGCGCAAACGGGTCAGCTTCCACGACCCGCCCGTCAGCATCACCAAGGAATACATCCGGCAAGAGGAGGAACTCGGACGATCCCCGTCGATTATTCGCTGCTTGCAGATGAGTTCGGGCTCGGGTGGAATGTCCCCCTCGGATAAGGCCAAATTCCTGCTGCGTCGCAAGAGCAAAGCGGACAGCATGGTCGAGCTGGCCAAGTTCACCAAGGTGGAGGAAGCTCCGGCAGCGGAAGTTGCCGCCAAGGACGACGAAGAGGAAATTGGCTCTTCGCCGGAATCGCTCGACGGAGATTTTGTCATCAACACGACCGACCAGATGGAGGCGCTTCACGTGACCACCGACGTGCCGGACGATGTCGACGTCGAGATGAAAGAGGCAGACGAACCCGTTCCGGAACCAACGCCACCAACACCCGCAGAACTGCCCAAGCGAACCTCCCCGCGCAAAATCTCCCCCAAGTCCGAACCCGCAGCCTCCCCCAAAAAACCAACCAGCCCAGTCCCCCCTCCCCAACCCGACACCAGCCTTCACTTCCCCTCGGAAGACGAAGTCCTCACCCACGTAATCTCCACCTACTCCCTGGACGCAATCCTCGAACGCTACCTGTCCGCCGGCAAAACGCTCCAACACCCCAAAACGGCCCGCCTCCTCACCCGCGAACTGTCCACCCTGATGGCCAAGGACGCCAAAACGAAGCACACCGTCCTGGACGAACTGTCCGAGCGCCACTCGGCCGAATTCCTCGACCACGCCGTGCAGGAAAACTCGTCGGCCATGGTTTGCGCCCGACTCTCGCTCACCACGATGGCGGAGTTTGTGTTTGAGGCGCTGCGGAAGGAGGAGCAGGACCAGCAGGAGGAGGAACGGACGCGCGTCCTCCAGACCGTGTTTGACCAGCTGACTCGTATCGATCAAGCTAGCGGTGGTGGGGTGGAGTTTGCGGCGATGCGGGATCGCTTTGTGCGACGGGTCGTGCACGGGAAGAGTAAACTGGAGATTGTGGCGCTGCTGGAGGAGTACTTTGTGGTGGGAAGTAGTCGGACGGAGCAAGCCGGAAGTAGTGGCGGCAGCACGTGA
- the LOC6054519 gene encoding microtubule-associated protein futsch isoform X1: MKKKLPSPQHASTSSTGNLRSVRATRNSTMTTGTAGQLPGHEQYEKVRKALQGANRSQIDKALEQLVKTCQTATRPDAAAEKVKIDDDQLSFWLNDVLRLLFDWENALTRDLALKASEAISAHLSQTTYLESAAWPALRQQISTTYSNLLEQARGRNDPEWHRKWEVMVRILDKEICQGAAIINAYLAIVESGFRSAELQVREQSFDCWKVLTFIFAKYSQINSPKRVKLICIPLKSSKSKTEMIARRKFEIWWFMVNQLGEELEKFADAVFEPFIYFCFGPSFKTPLCYYFDDSYQEYGTPGKFFDSIKQLSAIALIHMLGPADKVTESLLQQSNGCAASFNLLIPLKPIPARLVSEKLKLLFNSCLECTVLLAQMKDKPYLELNRNLWRNLLARVECEESVTKPEMLAWMQENLSALVKLSILRRDDAMREITFDTVRMVAETNLMAVTIGQDSPEQLTNNYKLMMPLLLNAELLFPPETSRTILSHWFDLRRYTSTPRGYWDLLQKTVQYLADLDAKLFGDARYRWIVTQIYRTMAPLLREQINKCPRGGDQFEQNFLPVALGFLLFPLEYDRFVQVGELREEWQAVYGAVVAAGQKGSTRFACAFSEMIKAMIVAKYGANLGVILEYFRVVLESVPGDFDMAHPPIKTLEVFKDLMRKGVVLQESLIEVAKSIAEFRRLLERMSNRGLLAVIMPIRNVVSEMISVERETIAEEVRSTFKLLADRFVTAKFVTDVRSQPKEVKWNCKMLVGLFLELPVAMQKQWKVGELRKLVDVCEGKETPGKPAKNSKKEEFVVINKVWNFTPDKLTEHQRDRMREKRDDIPALYNDMSQSQDSFVIKPWTPNKMAQSNAKNDTDASSAAMNGEAQQEASVPKEEGSTGVTTTTTTEKIDKENNNGNVPNGRDGDEKEGEGSGTTGKKATTTGDKRSRVARELDRLKIDAIEGQNLQAGRLARTRRSESLEPSGPPTRRKAVEPKKRELTQSASRRSTRKSLGPIKQESAPELTASSTQETSPKKERPKSPAEPRTSPRKSLNFDNVVDREPAAATEAPSTSSPVKAKASNESIDEVIESSQASPGAAAPPTRKFTPRKPKEEQDVVMARETPPPATEEALQSPSKNLRSSAQKLAEMDTEPNTEIPETQTQMEVVEETPKVSSKSPKKEVSPARATRSPRKEPVVEEEVKKSASPARAAKSPKKRSLSPAAPEPMEVVPESPEKPKEEAALVSPNLSPIRDNLDEQMEPLAKALNRSLVSSPDGAGQDEREADLLNSTLNISPIPEEKHQPSTPSASSGGAAVSQPTSGSGEKRASSRIMDREKAVMPSPTVTRRTRNSPPVIPAAVANLKARAATTPQMTPRSPSANRIELRGRGAQLINLIRNQQHEGSPKPSTPVPNTSTPKQGPSTPSDRSLMLRKLATSGASATATTVAQSPEQPKPLLEKEKEKDYLVFTKVLPSPQASPAASILKRKYNHDDSGDDESPANKRKRVSFHDPPVSITKEYIRQEEELGRSPSIIRCLQMSSGSGGMSPSDKAKFLLRRKSKADSMVELAKFTKVEEAPAAEVAAKDDEEEIGSSPESLDGDFVINTTDQMEALHVTTDVPDDVDVEMKEADEPVPEPTPPTPAELPKRTSPRKISPKSEPAASPKKPTSPVPPPQPDTSLHFPSEDEVLTHVISTYSLDAILERYLSAGKTLQHPKTARLLTRELSTLMAKDAKTKHTVLDELSERHSAEFLDHAVQENSSAMVCARLSLTTMAEFVFEALRKEEQDQQEEERTRVLQTVFDQLTRIDQASGGGVEFAAMRDRFVRRVVHGKSKLEIVALLEEYFVVGSSRTEQAGSSGGST; the protein is encoded by the exons atgaagaaaaagttACCGTCGCCGCAGCATGCTTCGACATCGTCGACGGgg aatttgCGATCGGTTCGCGCCACCCGGAACAGCACGATGACGACGGGGACGGCCGGCCAGCTTCCGGGCCACGAGCAGTACGAAAAGGTGCGGAAGGCGTTGCAGGGCGCAAATCGGTCCCAGATTGACAAGGCACTGGAGCAGTTGGTCAAAACGTGCCAGACGGCGACCAGGCCGGATGCTGCGGCGGAAAAGGTAAAAATTGACGATGACCAGCTGAGTTTCTGGTTGAATGACGTTCTGCGGCTGCTGTTTGACTGGGAGAACGCGCTGACGCGGGATTTGGCGCTGAAGGCGTCGGAAGCGATCAGTGCACACTTGTCCCAGACGACATATCTGGAGAGTGCGGCGTGGCCAGCGCTGAGGCAACAGATTAGCACAACGTACTCGAACCTGCTCGAGCAGGCGCGGGGTCGGAACGATCCCGAATGGCACCGGAAGTGGGAGGTTATGGTGCGGATCTTGGACAAAGAGATTTGCCAGGGGGCGGCCATCATCAACGCGTACTTGGCCATCGTCGAGAGTGGGTTCAGGTCGGCGGAACTGCAGGTCCGGGAGCAGTCGTTTGATTGCTGGAAGGTGCTGACGTTCATCTTTGCCAAGTACAGCCAGATCAACAGCCCGAAGCGGGTCAAACTGATCTGCATTCCGCTGAAGAGTTCCAAGTCAAAAACGGAGATGATCGCCCGGCGGAAGTTTGAGATCTGGTGGTTTATGGTGAACCAACTGGGCGAGGAGTTGGAAAAGTTCGCCGATGCCGTGTTCGAGCCGTTCATCTACTTTTGCTTTGGACCGTCATTCAAGACGCCGCTGTGTTACTACTTTGACGACAGCTACCAGGAGTACGGCACGCCGGGAAAGTT CTTCGACTCGATCAAGCAACTCTCGGCGATCGCCCTCATCCACATGCTCGGGCCCGCCGACAAGGTCACCGAATCGCTGTTACAACAAAGCAACGGCTGCGCGGCCAGCTTCAACCTGTTGATCCCGCTGAAGCCCATCCCGGCCCGGCTCGTGTCGGAGAAGCTGAAGCTGCTGTTCAACTCGTGCCTCGAGTGTACCGTCCTGCTCGCCCAGATGAAGGACAAACCGTACCTGGAGCTGAACCGGAACCTGTGGCGCAATCTGCTCGCGCGGGTCGAGTGCGAGGAGAGCGTCACGAAGCCGGAGATGCTCGCCTGGATGCAGGAGAATCTGAGCGCGCTGGTCAAGCTG aGTATCCTCCGTCGAGACGACGCCATGCGAGAGATCACCTTCGACACGGTTCGCATGGTTGCGGAAACGAACCTGATGGCCGTCACGATCGGCCAGGACTCGCCGGAACAGCTCACGAACAACTACAAGCTGATGATGCCGCTACTGCTCAACGCCGAATTGCTCTTTCCACCAGA gacTTCCCGCACAATCTTGTCCCACTGGTTCGACCTGCGACGGTACACGAGCACACCCCGCGGCTACTGGGACCTGCTGCAGAAAACCGTCCAGTACCTGGCCGATCTGGACGCGAAACTCTTCGGCGATGCCCGCTATCGGTGGATTGTGACGCAGATCTACCGCACGATGGCGCCGCTGCTGCGCGAACAGATCAACAAATGTCCCCGCGGGGGCGACCAGTTTGAGCAGAACTTTTTGCCGGTCGCACTGGGCTTTCTGCTTTTCCCGCTGGAGTACGATCGCTTCGTGCAGGTTGGCGAACTGCGCGAGGAGTGGCAGGCCGTTTATGGGGCGGTTGTGGCGGCGGGGCAGAAGGGCAGTACACGGTTTGCGTGCGCGTTCAGCGAGATGATCAAGGCGATGATCGTGGCCAAGTACGGGGCGAATTTGGGGGTGATTTTGGAGTACTTTCGGGTGGTGCTGGAGTCGGTGCCGGGGGACTTTGACATGGCGCATCCGCCGATCAAGACGCTGGAGGTGTTTAAGGATCTGATGCGGAAGGGGGTGGTCCTGCAGGAGAGCTTGATCGAGGTGGCAAAGAGCATTGCGGAGTTTCGGAGGCTGCTGGAGAGGATGTCGAACAGGGGGTTGCTGGCGGTGATCATGCCGATTCGGAACGTGGTCAGTGAGATGATTAGCGTGGAGCGGGAAACGATCGCGGAGGAGGTTCGGAGTACGTTCAAGCTGCTCGCGGATCGGTTCGTGACGGCGAAGTTTGTCACGGATGTGCGGAGTCAACCGAAGGAGGTCAAGTGGAACTGCAAGATGTTGGTGGGGCTGTTTTTGGAACTTCCCGTGGCCATGCAGAAGCAGTGGAAGGTGGGTGAACTGCGGAAGTTGGTTGACGTTTGCGAGGGGAAGGAAACGCCGGGCAAGCCGGCGAAGAACAGCAAGAAGGAAGAGTTTGTGGTGATTAACAAGGTGTGGAACTTTACGCCGGACAAGTTGACGGAACATCAGCGCGATCGAATGCGCGAAAAGCGGGACGACATCCCGGCGCTGTACAACGACATGAGCCAATCGCAGGACAGCTTCGTGATCAAGCCGTGGACGCCGAACAAGATGGCGCAATCGAACGCTAAGAACGATACCGATGCCAGCTCGGCGGCCATGAACGGGGAGGCGCAGCAGGAGGCGTCGGTGCCGAAGGAGGAGGGATCGACGggggtgacgacgacgacgacgacggagaaGATCGACAAGGAGAACAACAATGGGAACGTCCCGAATGGCAGGGATGGTGACGAGAAGGAGGGTGAGGGTAGCGGGACCACCGGGAAGAAGGCTACGACGACCGGTGATAAACGATCTAGGGTGGCGCGTGAGTTGGATCGTCTCAAGATTGACGCGATCGAGGGGCAGAATCTGCAAGCTGGAAGGTTAGCTCGCACGAGGAGGTCGGAAAGTTTAGAACCGTCCGGTCCACCAACGCGGAGAAAGGCGGTAGAACCGAAGAAGCGCGAGCTGACGCAGTCCGCGAGCCGTCGCAGCACTCGAAAATCTCTCGGTCCGATCAAGCAGGAATCGGCACCGGAGTTGACCGCGTCGTCAACACAGGAAACGTCCCCGAAAAAGGAGCGTCCGAAGAGTCCCGCCGAACCGCGAACCTCCCCGCGTAAATCGCTCAACTTTGACAACGTCGTCGACCGGGAACCTGCGGCAGCGACGGAAGCCCCCAGCACGAGTTCGCCGGTTAAGGCGAAAGCCAGCAACGAATCGATTGACGAGGTTATTGAGTCGTCGCAGGCGAGTCCTGGCGCGGCTGCGCCGCCAACCCGGAAGTTTACCCCGCGCAAACCCAAGGAAGAGCAAGACGTGGTGATGGCCAGGGAAACGCCGCCTCCGGCGACGGAGGAGGCTCTTCAATCGCCGAGCAAAAATCTGAGGAGTTCGGCGCAGAAGCTTGCCGAGATGGACACCGAGCCGAACACGGAGATTCCGGAGACGCAGACGCAGATGGAGGTCGTGGAGGAGACGCCGAAGGTGTCGTCCAAGAGTCCTAAGAAGGAAGTTTCGCCGGCGCGCGCAACGCGCAGTCCCCGAAAGGAACCGGTTGTCGAGGAGGAGGTCAAGAAGTCGGCTTCGCCTGCTCGCGCAGCGAAGAGTCCCAAGAAGCGATCGCTGAGTCCGGCGGCACCGGAACCGATGGAGGTCGTGCCGGAATCGCCGGAGAAGCCCAAGGAGGAAGCGGCGCTGGTTTCGCCGAACCTGTCGCCGATCCGGGACAACCTGGACGAACAGATGGAACCGCTGGCGAAGGCGTTGAACCGGAGTTTGGTGTCGTCGCCGGACGGCGCGGGGCAAGACGAGCGCGAGGCGGATCTGCTGAACAGCACGTTGAACATTTCGCCGATCCCGGAGGAGAAGCATCAACCGTCGACGCCGTCGGCGAGCTCCGGAGGAGCTGCAGTGAGTCAACCAACGTCAGGTAGTGGTGAAAAGCGCGCCTCTAGCCGGATCATGGACCGGGAAAAGGCCGTGATGCCATCGCCGACGGTCACGCGACGCACGCGCAACTCCCCGCCGGTCATCCCGGCTGCGGTCGCAAACCTCAAGGCCCGTGCGGCCACCACTCCCCAGATGACGCCGCGAAGTCCCAGCGCGAACCGGATCGAACTCCGCGGTCGTGGCGCCCAGCTCATCAACCTGATCCGCAACCAGCAGCACGAAGGTTCGCCGAAACCTTCAACCCCGGTGCCGAACACGTCCACGCCCAAGCAGGGACCGTCGACGCCCAGCGATCGCAGCCTGATGCTGCGCAAGTTGGCCACGAGTGGCGCCTCGGCCACCGCAACAACGGTCGCCCAATCGCCGGAACAACCCAAACCGCTGCTAGAGAAGGAAAAGGAGAAGGATTACCTGGTGTTTACGAAGGTTCTGCCCTCGCCGCAAGCATCGCCTGCGGCGAGTATCTTGAAGCGGAAGTACAACCACGACGACAGCGGCGACGACGAATCGCCGGCCAACAAGCGCAAACGGGTCAGCTTCCACGACCCGCCCGTCAGCATCACCAAGGAATACATCCGGCAAGAGGAGGAACTCGGACGATCCCCGTCGATTATTCGCTGCTTGCAGATGAGTTCGGGCTCGGGTGGAATGTCCCCCTCGGATAAGGCCAAATTCCTGCTGCGTCGCAAGAGCAAAGCGGACAGCATGGTCGAGCTGGCCAAGTTCACCAAGGTGGAGGAAGCTCCGGCAGCGGAAGTTGCCGCCAAGGACGACGAAGAGGAAATTGGCTCTTCGCCGGAATCGCTCGACGGAGATTTTGTCATCAACACGACCGACCAGATGGAGGCGCTTCACGTGACCACCGACGTGCCGGACGATGTCGACGTCGAGATGAAAGAGGCAGACGAACCCGTTCCGGAACCAACGCCACCAACACCCGCAGAACTGCCCAAGCGAACCTCCCCGCGCAAAATCTCCCCCAAGTCCGAACCCGCAGCCTCCCCCAAAAAACCAACCAGCCCAGTCCCCCCTCCCCAACCCGACACCAGCCTTCACTTCCCCTCGGAAGACGAAGTCCTCACCCACGTAATCTCCACCTACTCCCTGGACGCAATCCTCGAACGCTACCTGTCCGCCGGCAAAACGCTCCAACACCCCAAAACGGCCCGCCTCCTCACCCGCGAACTGTCCACCCTGATGGCCAAGGACGCCAAAACGAAGCACACCGTCCTGGACGAACTGTCCGAGCGCCACTCGGCCGAATTCCTCGACCACGCCGTGCAGGAAAACTCGTCGGCCATGGTTTGCGCCCGACTCTCGCTCACCACGATGGCGGAGTTTGTGTTTGAGGCGCTGCGGAAGGAGGAGCAGGACCAGCAGGAGGAGGAACGGACGCGCGTCCTCCAGACCGTGTTTGACCAGCTGACTCGTATCGATCAAGCTAGCGGTGGTGGGGTGGAGTTTGCGGCGATGCGGGATCGCTTTGTGCGACGGGTCGTGCACGGGAAGAGTAAACTGGAGATTGTGGCGCTGCTGGAGGAGTACTTTGTGGTGGGAAGTAGTCGGACGGAGCAAGCCGGAAGTAGTGGCGGCAGCACGTGA